The Streptomyces sp. NBC_00102 genome segment CGTCGTTCGTCATGTAGACGTGCTTGTCGTAGTTGGTGCTGTTCTGCATCGTCAGGTTGCCGAAGCCGATGAGCTTGCCGCCCTTCGTCGTGGTCGTCTTGAACCAGGTCTCGACGGAGAAGGCACTGGGCTGGGCGTGCCGGCGGTTGCTGTACGCGTACTCGTCGGTGCCGTTGAACCCGATGGCGGTGGACGCTCCCGCGACCGCTGCCGGGGTCTGCCGGTAGGACGGGGCGTTGCGCAGGAATCCGTTGTCCAGACCGGTCCCGGTGTCCGCCGCGAAGGTCGAAGTACCCTCGTCGTAACGCCAGTAGAGCGAGGCGCCGTCGGCCAGCACCTTCGCCGGGTACGCCTCCGCCGCCGAGGCCACGGTGGCCGACAGGGCGGGGGATTTGGCGCTCGTGTTGGTGCCGTCGCTCGCGGTGATCCGGTACGAGTGGGTCTCCCCGGCGGCGACCGCGGTGTCGGTCCAGCGCAGTTGCGGCCGGTCCCAGAAGATGGAGTCCGCCGTCGTGGTGTACACCGGGGTGGTGGCGCCGTCCTTGTAGATCCGGTAGGTCAGCAGGCCGTCGTCGGTGTCCGAACTGGTCTGCCAGTTGACGTCGATCTGCCCCGGCCGGACGGTGGAGAGCTGGACGTTGGGCACCCAGGGGGCCCCCGTGTCGGGCCCGTCCGCGAACCGGGTCAGCCCCTGCTGGGCCGCCGCGTTGACGGTGGTGAACTCGCCGCCGACCCACAGGTAGTGGTGCCCGCCGCTGTCCGCCTGCGTCATGACCCGGGGGCCGACCGGCTCACCGATGCCGTCGTTGGTGTCCGGGGCCCACGGCAGCAGCTTCGGGTCGTCCACCGACTGGGCCAGCAGGTGCTTGCGCGGCTGGTCGGGGAACTCGCCCATGCTGGAGCAGTCGTGGGCGTGGCTCCCGCTGTAGAGCACGCCCGCGTGGACCAGCACGGCCTGGGTGGCTCCCAGGCAGGTGTCCCGCCAGCGCTGCTGGAAGTCGTCCAGGTCCACAGCGATACGCCCGTCGAACACCCCGCCGCCGGTACCCTCGTTGGCGGTGTAGAAGCCGGTGGCGTCGCTGGTGATGTCCTGGACCGTGGAGGTGGCCGGGATGAAGCCGGGGTAGGCGGTCGTCAGGGCTCCGGTCGTCGCGTCCACCACCGCCAGCGCGTGCGAGGAGGTGCCGTTGACGGTGAGGAAGTCGCCGCCGAGCACCACGTGCTGCCCGTCCGGGGTCACTTCGAGCGCGCGGGCCACCTCGTCGGCGTTGGCCGTGAAGGGCAGCAGGTCGGCGCCGGTGGTGACGGCGGCGAACTTCTGGCGGGTCTGGCCACCGACGCTGTTGAAGTCGCCGCCGAGGTACACCGTGTCGGCGGTGACGTCGATGGCCCGGACGGTCGCGGAGACGGCGATCTTGAAGTCCTCGCGCGGGGTGCAGGTCGCCGTGTCGATCGCCGCGATGTTGCTGACCCCGACCCCGTTCACCGCCCCGAACTGACCGCCCGCGTAGAGCGTCGACCCGTCCGGCGAGAGAGTGAGAGCGCGGACCGTCGCGGTGCCCGAGGAGAGCGTGAACGACAGGGAGCAGCCGGTCGGTGCGCCGGTCGCCGCGTCGAACGCGGCGAAGTTGACCGCGGGGGTCTCCGAGGTGCCGGCGGCGGCGTCCGGCGGACGCACGGTGGAGAAGGTGCCGCCGGCGTAGACCACGCCGTTGTTCGCGGCCATCGACCAGACGATGCCGTTGGTCTGCCAGGTGGAGAGATCGTCGGCGGTGATCGACACCGGCGGCGTCAGCGAAGCCGCCGGGGAAGTCCCGACCGCGGTGGCGGTCAGGGCTCCGGCCAGCAGGCCGAGAGCCGCGGCAGCGGCGCGTCCGCGCCCGCGTCCGGCGGATCTCCGCCCCGTACGTCCGTTCATCATTCAGCTCCGAAGGTGAGAACGAGCTGCGGCCGGTAGGCCGCGGTGGAGATCTCGCTCGACCAGATACGGAGACTGTCCGTACCCGTGTTGGTCAGAGCGAGCGAGGTCGCGGAGCCGAGGGCCCCGCTCAGGGCCGACGCGTCGAGCGCCACCGAGTAGTCGGTGGATACCGCCGTCGCGCCGGTGATGGTCCCCAGCACGGTCGCACCGAGCGACGGCCGGGTGTTGTAGGTGACCGTCGATTCGGTCCAGGCACCGGTGACCGGTACCACCCGGTGGTTCTCGGCGGAACCCGCCGTCGAGTCCGAGGAGGTGCGGAAGTCGATCCGGGCGCCCTTGAGCACCTGTCCGGCGGGGGCCGACGGCAGGTCGTAGCGGAGATAGCCGAGGTACGCGGTGGTGCCGCGCGACGCCAGCTGGTTGTCGTTGTAGTTCGTGTTCGGGGCGACGCTGTTGACGTACGCGTCCTCCACCGGAGTGAGCGTGACCGTGGTGTCCTCGCCCCCGCCCCCGTCGCCGCCGCCTCCGTCGCCGGGAACGGGTGGCGCGTCCGCGAGGGCGTAGTGCTCGGCGACCTGCGCCGCCGTGAGGGCGGTCGGGTAGACGGCGGTCTCGTCCACCTGCCCGGCGAGGTAGTTGCTGGTCGGACGGTTCGGCCAGGCGGCGTTCATCGTGTCGCCGCCGACCCGCCAGTACCCGTCGTACGAACGGTTCCCGGTCGCCGCGTTGGTGCCGGCCACCGCGCCGTCCACGTACAGCACCATGCCCGCCGGGCCCTGGGTGGCGACCACGTGGTGCCAGGCGCCGTCGTTGAAGCTGCCGGTGGTGGTGATGGTCGGCCGGGTGCTGCTGCTGC includes the following:
- a CDS encoding LamG domain-containing protein, which encodes MMNGRTGRRSAGRGRGRAAAAALGLLAGALTATAVGTSPAASLTPPVSITADDLSTWQTNGIVWSMAANNGVVYAGGTFSTVRPPDAAAGTSETPAVNFAAFDAATGAPTGCSLSFTLSSGTATVRALTLSPDGSTLYAGGQFGAVNGVGVSNIAAIDTATCTPREDFKIAVSATVRAIDVTADTVYLGGDFNSVGGQTRQKFAAVTTGADLLPFTANADEVARALEVTPDGQHVVLGGDFLTVNGTSSHALAVVDATTGALTTAYPGFIPATSTVQDITSDATGFYTANEGTGGGVFDGRIAVDLDDFQQRWRDTCLGATQAVLVHAGVLYSGSHAHDCSSMGEFPDQPRKHLLAQSVDDPKLLPWAPDTNDGIGEPVGPRVMTQADSGGHHYLWVGGEFTTVNAAAQQGLTRFADGPDTGAPWVPNVQLSTVRPGQIDVNWQTSSDTDDGLLTYRIYKDGATTPVYTTTADSIFWDRPQLRWTDTAVAAGETHSYRITASDGTNTSAKSPALSATVASAAEAYPAKVLADGASLYWRYDEGTSTFAADTGTGLDNGFLRNAPSYRQTPAAVAGASTAIGFNGTDEYAYSNRRHAQPSAFSVETWFKTTTTKGGKLIGFGNLTMQNSTNYDKHVYMTNDGKLVFGVHDGSTRVVTTPTAWNNGVWHHVVATQGAGGVALYVDGVLRASNTSYKTNQSYSGYWRVGGDTLNGWPSAPTSTFFAGQLDETAVYPTALSAAQVAAHYALRTG